A part of Saimiri boliviensis isolate mSaiBol1 chromosome 11, mSaiBol1.pri, whole genome shotgun sequence genomic DNA contains:
- the DIO1 gene encoding type I iodothyronine deiodinase — translation MGLPGPGLWLKRLWVLLEVAVHVAVGKLLLTLFPDRVKKNILAMGDKTGMTRNPNFSHDNWIPTFFSTQYFWFVLKVRWQRLEDTTELGGLAPNCPVVHLSGQRCNIWDFMQGNRPLVLNFGSCTUPSFMFKFDQFKRLTEDFSSVADFLIIYIEEAHASDGWAFKNNVDIRNHQNLQDRLQAAHLLLARSPQCPVVVDTMQNQSSELYAALPERLYIIQEGRILYKGKSGPWNYNPEEVRDVLEKLHS, via the exons ATGGGGCTGCCCGGGCCAGGGCTATGGCTGAAGAGGCTCTGGGTGCTCTTGGAGGTGGCTGTGCATGTGGCTGTGGGCAAACTGCTTCTGACATTGTTTCCAGACAGAGTCAAGAAGAACATACTAGCCATGGGCGACAAGACGGGTATGACCAGGAACCCTAACTTCAGCCACGACAACTGGATCCCGACCTTTTTCAGCACCCAGTATTTCTGGTTCGTCCTGAAGGTCCGTTGGCAGCGACTAGAGGACACGACTGAGCTAGGGGGTCTGGCCCCAAACTGCCCAGTGGTCCACCTCTCAGGACAGAGGTGCAACATTTGGGACTTTATGCAAG GCAACAGGCCCCTGGTGCTGAATTTTGGAAGTTGTACCTGACCTTCATTTATGTTCAAATTTGACCAATTCAAGAGACTTACTGAAGACTTTAGTTCCGTAGCAGATTTTCTCATCATTTACATTGAAGAAGCACATGCATCAG ATGGCTGGGCTTTCAAGAACAACGTGGATATCAGAAATCACCAGAACCTTCAGGACCGCCTGCAGGCAGCCCATCTGCTGCTGGCCAGGAGCCCCCAGTGCCCTGTGGTAGTGGACACGATGCAGAACCAGAGCAGCGAGCTCTACGCAGCACTGCCTGAGAGGCTCTACATAATCCAGGAAGGCAGGATCCTCTACAAG GGTAAATCCGGCCCTTGGAACTACAATCCAGAGGAAGTTCGTGATGTTCTGGAAAAACTCCACAGTTAA